One genomic segment of Paenibacillus sp. FSL H8-0332 includes these proteins:
- a CDS encoding ThuA domain-containing protein codes for MSSYKALAFGSYTEVKYHPFQEVDRELEQLLEPEFQVVSTEDYRRMNKAELAECRLVVSYTEFSEDKLPAEQSGALLAYVAGGGGLLVVHNGISLQRNQELGAMLGARFTHHPAFTALEMKVTAPEHPIMEGISDFVIEDEPYYFEQHPHFETTVLAEYPHDGAMRPAAWCHTFGEGRVVYLMPGHHLPSFSSEPLRRMIRRGGLWAAGML; via the coding sequence ATGTCTTCCTATAAAGCATTGGCGTTCGGCAGCTATACCGAAGTGAAGTATCATCCCTTCCAGGAGGTAGACCGTGAGCTGGAGCAGCTCCTTGAACCGGAGTTCCAGGTGGTCTCTACGGAGGATTACAGACGGATGAACAAGGCAGAGCTGGCAGAATGCAGGCTGGTGGTCTCCTATACGGAATTCTCCGAAGATAAGTTACCCGCTGAGCAGAGCGGGGCCTTACTCGCTTATGTGGCTGGCGGCGGGGGGCTGCTTGTCGTGCACAACGGCATTTCCCTACAGCGTAATCAGGAGCTTGGGGCGATGCTTGGTGCCCGGTTCACCCACCATCCGGCGTTCACGGCGCTAGAGATGAAAGTGACTGCGCCGGAGCACCCGATTATGGAGGGGATCTCTGATTTTGTGATAGAGGATGAGCCTTACTATTTCGAGCAGCATCCCCACTTCGAGACAACGGTGCTGGCCGAATATCCTCATGACGGAGCGATGAGACCGGCGGCATGGTGCCATACCTTCGGCGAAGGCCGGGTGGTCTATCTGATGCCTGGGCACCATCTGCCATCATTCTCCTCAGAGCCGCTGCGCCGGATGATCCGCAGAGGCGGATTATGGGCTGCCGGAATGCTATAG
- a CDS encoding nitroreductase family protein codes for MNTTKNNDYISIITGRRSIRKYDPSVKISKEEMTEILTEATLAPSSVNMQPWRFVIIESPEAKAKLAPIAKFNQLQVETSAAMIAVFGDLKNFDYAEEIYGTAVERGLMPAEVKERQLAALGAHFANLPADINRETVMIDGGLVSMQLMLSARAHGYDTNPIGGFEKDQIAEMFGMDKERYIPVMLISIGKALDEGYASVRLPIDKIAQWK; via the coding sequence ATGAACACTACCAAAAACAATGATTACATCAGCATTATTACAGGACGCCGCTCGATCCGCAAATATGATCCATCGGTTAAAATCAGCAAAGAAGAAATGACAGAGATTCTTACAGAAGCTACGCTGGCCCCTTCTTCCGTGAATATGCAGCCTTGGCGTTTTGTGATCATCGAAAGCCCGGAAGCCAAAGCCAAGCTGGCGCCTATTGCCAAGTTCAACCAGCTTCAGGTCGAAACCTCCGCAGCCATGATTGCCGTATTCGGTGATTTGAAGAACTTCGATTATGCTGAAGAAATCTACGGAACTGCAGTAGAACGCGGACTTATGCCTGCCGAAGTCAAAGAAAGACAACTAGCTGCTCTCGGCGCGCACTTCGCCAATCTGCCGGCCGATATTAACAGAGAGACAGTCATGATTGACGGCGGTCTGGTCTCCATGCAACTGATGCTGTCCGCCCGCGCACACGGGTATGACACCAATCCGATCGGCGGATTTGAAAAGGATCAGATCGCTGAAATGTTCGGTATGGACAAAGAGCGCTACATTCCGGTTATGCTGATCTCGATCGGCAAAGCGCTGGATGAAGGCTACGCCTCCGTCCGTCTGCCAATCGACAAGATCGCCCAGTGGAAATAA
- a CDS encoding glutaredoxin family protein, translating into MSANVIVYSTSGCSECNQVKQLLESKGIPFEVRDVMTSSVYQEEVEKLGFMGIPVTVSGDRAVKGFNLPELQELMDAAVL; encoded by the coding sequence ATGAGCGCGAACGTAATTGTCTATTCAACCTCCGGCTGCAGCGAATGCAATCAGGTCAAGCAGTTGCTTGAGAGCAAGGGCATTCCCTTCGAGGTCCGGGATGTGATGACAAGCTCCGTCTACCAGGAGGAAGTGGAGAAGCTGGGATTCATGGGCATTCCAGTCACCGTATCCGGGGACCGGGCGGTCAAGGGCTTCAATCTTCCTGAGCTTCAGGAGCTTATGGATGCTGCTGTTCTGTAA
- a CDS encoding putative quinol monooxygenase, with the protein MLIIHALLHVNPAREEEFLATAKPLIAATHEEEGNLSYELYKHAADGSLYIMVETWRDQAAVAAHNTSPHFTGFAAKAGEFLTAPLDVKVYSAEELSK; encoded by the coding sequence ATGTTAATTATCCATGCGCTGCTTCATGTGAATCCTGCACGGGAGGAAGAATTCCTGGCCACAGCGAAGCCGCTGATTGCTGCCACGCACGAAGAAGAAGGGAACCTGTCCTACGAGCTGTATAAGCATGCAGCAGACGGAAGTCTCTATATTATGGTTGAGACCTGGCGTGACCAGGCCGCCGTTGCCGCTCACAACACAAGCCCCCACTTCACCGGCTTCGCCGCCAAAGCGGGAGAGTTCCTGACCGCACCGCTCGATGTTAAGGTGTATAGCGCAGAGGAATTGAGCAAATAA
- a CDS encoding MarR family transcriptional regulator translates to MSEVQPDEHKIFELLQALHKEIGPKFERCAGMTPTRFRLLQELYRISEISQISLQKLLEIDPAAVTRHLKGLEENGMIARRNNPADNRVTLVTLTAHGREHIDAYRENKTEFIGDLLAGFNEQERTELAEMLTRLQYNINVL, encoded by the coding sequence TTGAGCGAAGTTCAGCCCGATGAACATAAGATCTTCGAACTGCTACAGGCCCTGCACAAAGAAATCGGCCCCAAATTCGAGCGCTGTGCCGGCATGACTCCAACCCGCTTCAGGCTGCTGCAAGAGCTGTACCGGATTTCCGAGATCAGTCAGATTTCCCTGCAAAAGCTTCTGGAAATCGACCCAGCAGCGGTTACCCGCCACTTAAAAGGGCTTGAGGAGAACGGGATGATCGCCCGCCGGAATAATCCTGCCGATAACAGAGTGACTCTCGTCACCCTGACCGCTCATGGCCGCGAGCATATTGATGCCTACCGGGAGAACAAGACCGAGTTCATCGGTGATCTGCTGGCCGGATTCAATGAACAGGAGCGAACCGAACTCGCAGAGATGCTTACCCGGCTGCAATATAATATTAATGTACTGTAG
- the ytxJ gene encoding bacillithiol system redox-active protein YtxJ has protein sequence MSIQQIHTKEELEQYIGQPGKKLLFKHSTTCPISAKANEEFQAYAQHSDTPAAVVHVIEDRPVSNQIAEDLGIKHESPQIFLLEDSEVRWNTSHWKITQKAIKEAVEQ, from the coding sequence ATGTCTATTCAACAAATTCACACTAAGGAAGAACTAGAGCAATATATCGGGCAGCCTGGCAAAAAACTGCTCTTCAAGCACAGCACCACCTGTCCGATCAGCGCCAAGGCCAACGAGGAATTCCAGGCCTATGCACAGCATTCAGATACTCCTGCAGCCGTGGTCCATGTGATCGAAGACCGTCCTGTCTCCAACCAGATTGCTGAGGATTTAGGGATCAAGCATGAATCCCCGCAGATTTTCCTGCTGGAGGACAGCGAAGTCCGCTGGAACACCTCACACTGGAAGATTACCCAAAAAGCGATAAAGGAAGCAGTGGAACAATGA
- a CDS encoding CHAD domain-containing protein, whose amino-acid sequence MTTEPQAMHRQLSKSRQWEQAMNKLYINFQDYSKDARKGFNDEDIHQARVNSRKLLTLLSILDPGHTATADLYDSFKQAQKKLGRVRDADVLIGSFEARRKAAKAAGDKKTAKLLKAVIGHQKDTRKASRKKLKKALPKLSGQALEALWTPFIETGLEPLAAKKDANVAMRELEVAFEQKKKACKTLFKGPAAETQEAFEALHELRIAAKELRYTANAAAFALDQKFHAHEAFYKDIQDQLGLINDKRVWLETLQSIGREKLDVGKKVWAAFTDTLRAEVLEALHQNEVVPVADTEPPK is encoded by the coding sequence ATGACAACCGAACCACAGGCAATGCACAGGCAACTAAGTAAATCCAGGCAATGGGAACAGGCCATGAACAAGCTGTACATTAATTTTCAGGACTACAGCAAGGATGCACGCAAAGGGTTCAACGATGAGGATATTCATCAGGCCAGAGTCAATAGCCGCAAGCTGCTGACCCTGTTGTCCATTCTTGATCCGGGCCATACTGCAACGGCAGACTTGTATGACAGCTTCAAGCAGGCCCAGAAGAAGCTCGGCAGGGTCCGTGATGCAGATGTGCTGATCGGGTCCTTTGAGGCCCGGCGCAAGGCGGCGAAGGCGGCGGGCGATAAGAAGACTGCCAAGCTGCTGAAGGCGGTCATCGGACACCAGAAGGACACACGCAAGGCGTCCCGTAAGAAGCTAAAGAAGGCACTGCCCAAGCTGTCCGGCCAAGCACTCGAAGCGCTGTGGACACCTTTTATCGAGACCGGGCTTGAGCCCCTAGCTGCCAAAAAAGACGCCAATGTCGCCATGCGCGAGCTTGAAGTCGCCTTTGAACAGAAGAAAAAAGCCTGCAAAACCCTATTCAAGGGTCCGGCAGCCGAAACGCAGGAAGCCTTCGAAGCTCTTCATGAGCTGCGGATTGCCGCCAAGGAACTGCGGTATACGGCGAATGCGGCTGCTTTTGCGCTGGATCAGAAATTCCACGCCCATGAAGCCTTCTATAAGGACATTCAGGACCAGCTCGGACTCATTAATGACAAGCGGGTATGGCTGGAGACGCTGCAATCGATTGGACGCGAAAAGCTGGATGTCGGCAAAAAAGTCTGGGCCGCCTTCACCGATACGCTGCGGGCAGAGGTACTGGAAGCTCTCCATCAGAACGAGGTCGTACCTGTTGCTGATACTGAGCCCCCAAAATAG
- the ltrA gene encoding group II intron reverse transcriptase/maturase — translation MNANRLTTPKEKVQELQEKLGHAAKENNKRKFHALYDKVYRWDVLSEAWRRVKANKGAAGVDAVTLADIEAQGEIRFLKDCERELKAGSYDPEPVRRHYIPKKDGKQRPLGIPTVRDRVIQMATKLVIEPIFEADFEEVSFGFRPKRSAKGALDRIRKACNRKGNWVVDVDIQGYFDNINQEKLMKLVQMRINDRRILKLIRKWLQAGVMEEGNVRRSDLGTPQGGVISPLLANIYLNYFDRLWEKYGRGLGELTRYADDLVVVCKTKKDAEHAYELISRIMERLELTLHPVKTRIVGLWTGEEGFDFLGMHHRKTKAETSQGKVYYTTQQWLTKKAEERIRGVVKDRLAPPGMRSKSFAEHVKWLNPKIQGWRNYYYTNYSQKRLAKLDWYILQRLTRWYAKKRQRRRWMSSLSEVKYIANMNGLKTLL, via the coding sequence GTGAATGCCAACCGGCTAACGACACCCAAAGAAAAAGTTCAAGAACTCCAAGAAAAGCTAGGTCATGCGGCCAAGGAGAACAACAAGCGTAAATTCCATGCGCTGTACGACAAAGTCTATCGCTGGGATGTGCTGAGTGAAGCCTGGAGACGAGTTAAGGCAAACAAGGGAGCGGCTGGAGTAGATGCCGTGACGCTCGCAGATATTGAAGCACAAGGAGAAATACGGTTCCTGAAGGACTGTGAGCGAGAATTGAAAGCAGGTAGCTACGATCCAGAGCCCGTACGGCGGCACTATATCCCAAAGAAAGACGGGAAACAAAGACCGCTGGGTATCCCGACGGTGCGCGACCGAGTCATACAGATGGCAACGAAACTCGTGATTGAACCGATCTTTGAAGCAGACTTCGAAGAAGTATCCTTCGGATTTCGCCCGAAGCGAAGTGCGAAAGGAGCGCTGGATCGAATCCGGAAAGCCTGCAACCGCAAAGGGAATTGGGTAGTCGACGTCGATATCCAAGGCTACTTCGACAACATTAACCAGGAGAAACTTATGAAATTGGTACAAATGCGTATCAATGACAGGCGAATCCTGAAATTAATACGGAAGTGGCTTCAAGCGGGTGTGATGGAAGAAGGAAACGTAAGGCGTTCCGATTTAGGCACACCGCAAGGTGGGGTGATTTCACCGCTACTGGCGAATATCTATCTGAATTACTTTGACCGACTATGGGAGAAATACGGAAGGGGGTTGGGAGAACTGACAAGGTATGCAGACGACCTGGTGGTGGTCTGTAAAACCAAAAAGGACGCCGAACATGCTTATGAGCTCATAAGCAGGATTATGGAACGTCTAGAGTTAACCTTACACCCGGTCAAAACTCGCATTGTAGGCCTGTGGACAGGAGAGGAAGGATTCGACTTCTTAGGAATGCACCACCGAAAAACGAAAGCAGAAACCTCTCAAGGGAAGGTGTACTATACCACCCAGCAGTGGCTAACGAAGAAGGCAGAGGAACGTATTCGAGGCGTGGTCAAAGATAGATTAGCACCGCCCGGCATGCGATCTAAATCGTTTGCGGAACACGTGAAATGGCTCAATCCGAAGATACAAGGATGGAGAAATTATTACTACACGAACTACAGCCAAAAGAGATTAGCTAAGCTAGACTGGTATATTCTGCAGCGATTAACCCGGTGGTACGCGAAGAAGAGACAGCGCAGAAGATGGATGAGTTCACTATCTGAAGTCAAGTATATAGCCAACATGAATGGACTAAAAACGCTATTGTGA
- a CDS encoding lipoate--protein ligase family protein, which produces MRSEPYDVLENGAAGRLPEQMVLFTHTGGESGDEASAEDMLIPFAFEEVLCRDVGAGRVPPVLHLWSHPGGVALGLRDSKLPRAAEAMQALEQQGIRTAVRHSGGAAVPLDAGVINVSLLLPKPAGKLDFHDDFRLLASVITEAVAAGHPQAAAQIRAEEVTGSYCPGDFDLAIGGRKFCGIAQRRQSSAYFVHAFVIVSGSGLARGERIRRFYQDAADGDASLDYPCVRPETIAALAELGGPSSAAEFTAGIRQALAGRGTCLLPAELLQQETGYSLRYSDPQVLEAALMLRERYAR; this is translated from the coding sequence ATGCGGAGTGAACCTTATGATGTATTGGAGAACGGGGCGGCAGGAAGGCTGCCGGAGCAGATGGTCCTCTTCACGCATACCGGCGGTGAATCAGGGGATGAGGCATCTGCTGAGGATATGCTGATTCCGTTTGCTTTTGAAGAGGTGCTGTGCCGTGATGTCGGGGCCGGGAGGGTCCCGCCGGTGCTGCATCTCTGGAGCCACCCCGGCGGAGTCGCGCTGGGGCTGCGGGACAGTAAGCTGCCCCGCGCAGCAGAGGCGATGCAGGCGCTGGAGCAGCAGGGCATCCGTACGGCGGTCCGCCATTCGGGCGGCGCTGCGGTGCCGCTGGATGCGGGAGTGATCAACGTGTCCCTGCTGCTGCCGAAGCCTGCGGGCAAGCTGGACTTCCACGATGATTTCCGGCTGCTGGCTTCGGTGATTACCGAAGCGGTAGCTGCGGGCCATCCGCAGGCAGCGGCGCAAATCCGGGCAGAAGAAGTCACCGGGTCGTATTGCCCCGGTGACTTCGACCTGGCGATCGGCGGCCGCAAGTTCTGCGGCATCGCCCAGCGCAGACAGAGCAGCGCGTACTTCGTCCACGCGTTCGTGATTGTGTCAGGCTCGGGGCTCGCGAGGGGAGAGCGTATCCGCCGCTTCTATCAGGATGCAGCGGACGGCGATGCCTCCCTGGACTATCCGTGCGTGCGGCCGGAGACCATCGCCGCGCTCGCGGAGCTTGGCGGCCCGTCTTCGGCGGCCGAGTTCACCGCGGGCATCCGGCAGGCGCTTGCCGGCCGGGGAACCTGCCTGCTGCCGGCGGAGCTGCTGCAGCAGGAGACCGGCTACAGCCTGCGGTACAGCGATCCGCAGGTGCTGGAAGCAGCGCTTATGCTGCGCGAGCGGTACGCCCGCTGA
- a CDS encoding SDR family NAD(P)-dependent oxidoreductase, with protein sequence MKRVACVTGADRGLGLYLVRSLLESKYMVFAGQYSPDQAALEALKAQYPDSLRLVPLDIGSAGSVKEAARSIAGSTGHLDMIINNAGIIHRSDDATVLVDMDDEAMAHIYNVNTLGALRVSNALMGLLLQGRQRLVVNISSEAGSIGRNKRINMYGYCMSKAALNMQSSLLHNHLRTMGGQVMVFHPGWLQTYMNGEKDAKAPVTPEESAGKIMTIVHNHKMYLAEEPAYIDLDGNLWPW encoded by the coding sequence ATGAAAAGGGTTGCGTGTGTCACCGGGGCTGATCGTGGACTCGGATTGTACCTTGTTCGCTCTCTTTTGGAGAGTAAGTACATGGTGTTTGCCGGACAGTATTCGCCGGATCAGGCGGCACTGGAAGCTTTGAAAGCGCAATACCCGGATAGCCTTAGGCTGGTCCCTCTCGATATCGGCAGTGCAGGGAGTGTGAAGGAAGCCGCGCGGAGTATTGCCGGAAGTACAGGACACCTTGATATGATTATCAATAACGCCGGGATTATCCACCGGTCGGATGATGCAACGGTGCTCGTGGATATGGATGATGAAGCGATGGCGCATATTTATAACGTGAACACGCTGGGTGCGCTGAGGGTAAGCAACGCATTGATGGGTTTACTGCTGCAAGGCCGGCAGCGTCTGGTGGTTAATATCTCGTCGGAGGCTGGCAGCATTGGGCGGAACAAGCGGATTAATATGTATGGCTATTGTATGTCGAAGGCCGCGCTTAATATGCAGTCCTCGCTGCTGCACAATCATCTGCGTACGATGGGCGGACAGGTGATGGTGTTCCATCCCGGCTGGCTACAGACCTATATGAACGGGGAGAAGGATGCGAAGGCGCCTGTAACTCCTGAAGAATCGGCAGGCAAGATTATGACGATCGTTCATAACCATAAGATGTATCTGGCTGAAGAACCGGCTTATATCGATCTGGACGGCAATCTCTGGCCCTGGTGA
- a CDS encoding carbon-nitrogen family hydrolase, which translates to MKIALIQLDIAFGKPEVNYAAAERKIREAAAGSPDCIILPELWTTGYDLTRLGEIADSGGQTTGALMSGLARENGVNIVAGSIAVRQESGGITNSMYVFDRSGACTGEYSKLHLFKLMEEHLYLQPGAAKGLFTLDGISCAGLICYDIRFPEWVRVHMAAGAEILFISAEWPLPRLSHWRALLVSRAIENQCYVVACNRAGADPANTFAGHSMIIDPWGEIVSEASGSEEILSGELDLARVREVRGQIPVFADRRPELYM; encoded by the coding sequence ATGAAAATAGCCCTGATTCAGCTCGATATAGCATTTGGCAAACCGGAGGTGAATTATGCTGCCGCTGAGCGCAAAATTCGTGAGGCTGCCGCTGGCAGTCCGGACTGCATTATCCTTCCCGAGCTATGGACAACGGGATATGATCTGACCCGTCTGGGCGAAATCGCCGACTCTGGCGGACAGACCACCGGTGCCTTAATGTCAGGTCTGGCGCGGGAAAATGGAGTGAATATCGTCGCTGGCTCCATTGCGGTCAGGCAGGAGAGCGGCGGCATAACGAACAGTATGTATGTCTTTGACCGCAGCGGGGCGTGCACCGGAGAGTATAGCAAGCTGCATCTGTTCAAGCTGATGGAGGAGCATCTCTACCTCCAGCCCGGCGCAGCCAAGGGACTATTCACACTGGACGGTATCTCCTGCGCCGGGCTGATCTGCTACGACATCCGGTTCCCGGAATGGGTCCGCGTCCATATGGCTGCAGGGGCCGAGATCCTGTTCATCAGCGCGGAATGGCCTCTTCCCCGCCTCTCTCACTGGCGGGCGCTGCTGGTCAGCAGGGCGATTGAGAACCAATGCTACGTCGTAGCATGTAACCGGGCGGGAGCTGATCCGGCGAATACCTTCGCTGGACATTCAATGATCATCGATCCTTGGGGCGAGATTGTCAGCGAGGCCTCCGGCAGCGAAGAGATCCTCAGCGGCGAGCTTGACCTCGCCCGGGTCCGGGAGGTACGGGGACAGATACCGGTCTTCGCGGACCGGCGCCCGGAGTTGTATATGTAG